From the Quercus lobata isolate SW786 chromosome 6, ValleyOak3.0 Primary Assembly, whole genome shotgun sequence genome, one window contains:
- the LOC115995099 gene encoding prostatic spermine-binding protein yields MKLMEEEIEFEEEKTVKVLYEEKQGLEDDDEVELGDEEEDGEEDDEDDDGDEDDDDDDGDEDDDDDNDEDVQEVLPSSGGPPVHSVDDEEDDDEDDDDEDGDDDDDDDGEGDDDDDDDDDDAEGDDDEGEEEDLGTEYLVRPVARAEDEEDASDFEPEENGGGEEEEIDEEDEDEDGGKVDVPAKRKRSDKDDSDDDDDGGEDDERPSKR; encoded by the exons ATGAAACTTATGGAGGAGGAGATAGAATTCGAGGAGGAAAAGACGGTTAAGGTTTTGTATGAAGAAAAGCAAGGCCTTGAAGACGATGATGAGGTAGAGCTTGGTGATGAGGAAGAGGAcggtgaagaagatgatgaggatgatgatggagatgaagACGATGACGATGACGAtggagatgaagatgatgacGACGACAACGATGAGGATGTGCAGGAAGTTTTGCCTTCCTCCGGTGGTCCTCCGGTGCACTCTGTAGATGACGAAGAGGATGACGATGAGGATGATGACGATGAAGACGGTGATGACGACGACGACGATGATGGTgaaggtgatgatgatgatgatgacgacgaCGATGATGCTGAAGGAGACGATGATGAAGGTGAAGAg GAGGATCTGGGAACCGAGTACCTTGTCAGGCCAGTAGCCCGTGCCGAGGATGAGGAAGATGCTAGTGATTTTGAGCCAGAGGAGAATGGTGGCGGCGAGGAGGAAGAAATCGATGAGGAGGATGAAGACGAAGATGGTGGGAAGGTTGATGTTCCGGCAAAGAGGAAGAGGTCAGACAAAGATGATTcggatgacgatgatgatggtGGAGAGGATGACGAGAGACCATCCAAGCGATAG
- the LOC115994685 gene encoding importin subunit alpha-4-like isoform X1: MSLRPSSRTEVRKKSYKSGVDGDEARRRREDNLVEIRKSKREDSLLKKRREGLLLLQSQQSNERGTPSASASVIQQKLESLPVMVQGVQSNDPASQLEATTQFRKLLSIERCPPIEEVIKAGVVPRFVEFLDRQDLPQLQFEAAWALTNIASGTSEHTQVVIKHGAVPKFVQLLGSSSDDAREQAVWALGNVAGDSSSCRDLVLSHGALMPLLAQLNEHAKLSMLRNATWTLSNFCRGKPAAAFEQVKPALPALRHLIFSSDEEVLTDACWALSYLSDGTNDKIQAVIEAGVCPRLVELLVHPQQTVIIPALRTVGNIVTGDDPQTQVVIDNQGLPLLYQLLTHNYKKSIKKEACWTISNITAGNRSQIQVIIEANIIAPLVNLLQHAEFEVKKEAAWAISNATSGGSREQIQYLVNQGCIKPLCDLLLCPDPRIVTVCLEGLENILKIGEADKESGNSVVNVYAEIIDECDGLDKLENLQSHDNNEIYEKAVKILERYWVEEEEEEHNVQDGTNQDFNFHTRHPNPPPGGFKFG, translated from the exons ATGTCGCTTCGACCCAGTTCGCGGACGGAGGTGAGGAAGAAATCCTACAAGAGCGGTGTGGATGGGGACGAAGCTAGGAGGAGGAGAGAGGACAATTTGGTGGAGATCAGGAAGAGCAAGAGAGAAGATAGCCTTctcaagaaaagaagagaaggccttcttcttcttcaatctcaGCAAAGCAATGAAAGGGGAACCCCATCTGCCAGTGCTTCTGTGATCCAACAAaag TTGGAAAGTTTACCTGTGATGGTACAAGGAGTACAATCCAATGATCCAGCATCACAATTGGAAGCGACCACTCAATTCAGAAAGCTCTTATCCATTG AGCGCTGCCCTCCAATTGAGGAGGTGATCAAAGCGGGTGTTGTTCCACGATTTGTAGAGTTTCTTGATAGGCAAGATCTGCCTCAATTGCAA TTTGAGGCAGCCTGGGCATTAACCAATATTGCATCTGGGACATCAGAGCATACTCAAGTTGTAATCAAGCATGGTGCTGTTCCCAAGTTTGTGCAACTTCTTGGTTCTTCGAGTGATGATGCTAGAGAACAG GCTGTCTGGGCTTTGGGTAATGTTGCTGGTGATTCATCAAGTTGTAGAGATCTTGTTCTAAGTCATGGTGCTCTTATGCCATTATTGGCACAGCTGAATGAGCATGCGAAACTATCTATGCTAAGAAATGCTACTTGGACTTTGTCTAACTTCTGCCGTGGCAAACCAGCAGCAGCATTTGAGCAG GTTAAGCCTGCATTGCCAGCCCTTCGGCACCTCATCTTCTCAAGTGATGAAGAAGTCTTAACTGATGCTTGCTGGGCGCTCTCTTATCTTTCTGATGGCACAAACGACAAAATTCAGGCTGTGATTGAGGCAGGCGTTTGTCCAAGACTTGTGGAGCTTCTGGT ACATCCGCAACAAACAGTAATAATACCTGCTCTTCGGACTGTAGGCAACATTGTCACAGGCGATGATCCTCAGACTCAG GTTGTAATCGACAATCAAGGGCTTCCTTTACTCTACCAACTACTAACACATAATTACAAGAAGAGCATCAAGAAAGAAGCTTGTTGGACTATTTCAAATATCACTGCTGGTAATAGAAGTCAAATACAG GTTATTATTGAGGCAAACATCATTGCTCCTCTTGTGAACTTGCTTCAACATGCTGAATTTGAGGTCAAGAAGGAGGCTGCATGGGCTATTTCAAATGCCACCTCTGGGGGTTCACGAGAACAGATTCA ATATTTGGTGAACCAAGGTTGTATTAAGCCACTCTGTGATCTTCTACTATGCCCTGACCCAAGAATTGTAACAGTGTGCCTCGAGGGGCTAGAGAACATTTTAAAGATTGGTGAGGCCGACAAAGAGTCAGGCAATAGTGTAGTAAATGTCTATGCAGAGATAATTGATGAATGTGATGGATTGGATAAATTAGAGAATCTACAAAGCCATGACAACAATGAGATATATGAGAAGGCTGTGAAGATTCTTGAGAGGTATTGGGttgaggaggaagaagaagagcacAATGTCCAAGATGGTACCAACCAAGACTTCAATTTTCATACTAGGCACCCTAACCCTCCTCCTGGGGGCTTCAAATTTGGTTGA
- the LOC115994685 gene encoding importin subunit alpha-4-like isoform X2 → MSLRPSSRTEVRKKSYKSGVDGDEARRRREDNLVEIRKSKREDSLLKKRREGLLLLQSQQSNERGTPSASASVIQQKLESLPVMVQGVQSNDPASQLEATTQFRKLLSIERCPPIEEVIKAGVVPRFVEFLDRQDLPQLQFEAAWALTNIASGTSEHTQVVIKHGAVPKFVQLLGSSSDDAREQAVWALGNVAGDSSSCRDLVLSHGALMPLLAQLNEHAKLSMLRNATWTLSNFCRGKPAAAFEQVKPALPALRHLIFSSDEEVLTDACWALSYLSDGTNDKIQAVIEAGVCPRLVELLVHPQQTVIIPALRTVGNIVTGDDPQTQVVIDNQGLPLLYQLLTHNYKKSIKKEACWTISNITAGNRSQIQVIIEANIIAPLVNLLQHAEFEVKKEAAWAISNATSGGSREQIQYVCIFGEPRLY, encoded by the exons ATGTCGCTTCGACCCAGTTCGCGGACGGAGGTGAGGAAGAAATCCTACAAGAGCGGTGTGGATGGGGACGAAGCTAGGAGGAGGAGAGAGGACAATTTGGTGGAGATCAGGAAGAGCAAGAGAGAAGATAGCCTTctcaagaaaagaagagaaggccttcttcttcttcaatctcaGCAAAGCAATGAAAGGGGAACCCCATCTGCCAGTGCTTCTGTGATCCAACAAaag TTGGAAAGTTTACCTGTGATGGTACAAGGAGTACAATCCAATGATCCAGCATCACAATTGGAAGCGACCACTCAATTCAGAAAGCTCTTATCCATTG AGCGCTGCCCTCCAATTGAGGAGGTGATCAAAGCGGGTGTTGTTCCACGATTTGTAGAGTTTCTTGATAGGCAAGATCTGCCTCAATTGCAA TTTGAGGCAGCCTGGGCATTAACCAATATTGCATCTGGGACATCAGAGCATACTCAAGTTGTAATCAAGCATGGTGCTGTTCCCAAGTTTGTGCAACTTCTTGGTTCTTCGAGTGATGATGCTAGAGAACAG GCTGTCTGGGCTTTGGGTAATGTTGCTGGTGATTCATCAAGTTGTAGAGATCTTGTTCTAAGTCATGGTGCTCTTATGCCATTATTGGCACAGCTGAATGAGCATGCGAAACTATCTATGCTAAGAAATGCTACTTGGACTTTGTCTAACTTCTGCCGTGGCAAACCAGCAGCAGCATTTGAGCAG GTTAAGCCTGCATTGCCAGCCCTTCGGCACCTCATCTTCTCAAGTGATGAAGAAGTCTTAACTGATGCTTGCTGGGCGCTCTCTTATCTTTCTGATGGCACAAACGACAAAATTCAGGCTGTGATTGAGGCAGGCGTTTGTCCAAGACTTGTGGAGCTTCTGGT ACATCCGCAACAAACAGTAATAATACCTGCTCTTCGGACTGTAGGCAACATTGTCACAGGCGATGATCCTCAGACTCAG GTTGTAATCGACAATCAAGGGCTTCCTTTACTCTACCAACTACTAACACATAATTACAAGAAGAGCATCAAGAAAGAAGCTTGTTGGACTATTTCAAATATCACTGCTGGTAATAGAAGTCAAATACAG GTTATTATTGAGGCAAACATCATTGCTCCTCTTGTGAACTTGCTTCAACATGCTGAATTTGAGGTCAAGAAGGAGGCTGCATGGGCTATTTCAAATGCCACCTCTGGGGGTTCACGAGAACAGATTCAGTATGTTTGT ATATTTGGTGAACCAAGGTTGTATTAA